Proteins co-encoded in one Ziziphus jujuba cultivar Dongzao chromosome 9, ASM3175591v1 genomic window:
- the LOC107426561 gene encoding transcription factor PIF1 isoform X2, with product MNHCVPDFEMEDDYPIPSSSGLTRPRKSPLPDNDIMELLWQNGQVVMQSQNQRSNRKISPATKYDTVIPADIEIRSSSQGQVHGTATQHHHQPQHQHQHQQQLFMQEDEMASWLHYPLVDDSSLDHNFCSDLLYPTSCVNTANSAPLPVRTPPHVSDVRPATMPPSYAPRPPIPPPGRIEPESKLQSFQQLSSRNKAPRLESRPSSSKSVMKESTVVDSSDTPAVGQRSQLMEMMRRNSAELSNANLRCGTVSGGGGVAATTSSGGGKDLVTCDMTVTSSPGGSSASAELIVAAQKPPAAEDRKRKGREGDDTECCQSEDVDFESAEGKKRERSTSTKRSRAAEVHNLSERRRRDRINEKMRALQELIPRCNKSDKASMLDEAIEYLKSLQLQVQMMSMGCGMVPMMFPGMQQYMPPMGMGIGMGMGMGMEMGMNRPIMTFPNVLAGSAMTAPGATAHLGPRFPMPPFHMPHVPPPTDPSRIHAPNQSDQMLNSLGTLNTNQSRIPNFSDPYQQYLGQHHMQLPLHQNQATAQPCISKPGTSRGPENLQNR from the exons ATGAATCACTGTGTTCCTGATTTCGAAATGGAGGACGATTACCCAATCCCCTCATCTTCTGGACTCACTAGACCCAGAAAATCCCCACT gcCAGACAACGATATCATGGAGCTGTTGTGGCAAAACGGCCAGGTTGTGATGCAGAGCCAAAACCAGAGGTCTAACAGAAAAATTTCACCAGCCACCAAATACGACACCGTAATCCCCGCCGACATAGAGATCAGGTCGTCCTCCCAAGGACAAGTCCATGGGACCGCCACTCAACACCATCACCAGCCTCAACACCAACACCAACACCAACAACAACTATTTATGCAGGAAGACGAAATGGCCTCGTGGCTCCACTACCCTCTCGTCGACGACTCTTCTCTGGACCACAATTTCTGCTCCGACCTCCTCTATCCAACCTCCTGCGTTAACACAGCCAACTCTGCCCCCCTTCCCGTTCGGACGCCTCCTCATGTTTCCGATGTTCGGCCGGCGACGATGCCACCCTCATATGCCCCGAGGCCTCCGATACCTCCTCCGGGCAGGATTGAACCGGAGTCGAAATTGCAGAGTTTTCAGCAATTATCATCGAGGAACAAGGCGCCGAGGCTTGAATCCAGGCCTTCCTCATCGAAGAGCGTTATGAAGGAATCGACGGTGGTAGATTCCAGTGATACGCCGGCGGTTGGCCAACGGTCGCAGCTTATGGAGATGATGAGGAGGAACTCGGCGGAGTTGTCGAACGCTAATTTGAGGTGCGGGACCGTCAGCGGCGGAGGAGGAGTGGCGGCTACGACGTCGTCTGGCGGTGGGAAGGATTTGGTGACGTGTGATATGACGGTGACATCATCTCCCGGCGGCTCGAGTGCCAGCGCGGAGCTGATTGTAGCGGCTCAGAAGCCGCCAGCTGCTGAGGATCGGAAGCGCAAAGGAAGAGAAGGCGACGACACTGAGTGCTGTCAGAGCGAG GATGTTGACTTTGAATCTGCTGAGGGAAAGAAGCGAGAACGTTCAACGTCTACGAAACGATCTCGTGCTGCTGAGGTCCACAATCTCTCTGAAAGG AGACGTCGAGATAGGATAAACGAAAAGATGAGAGCTCTGCAAGAACTCATACCTCGTTGCAACAAG TCTGATAAAGCTTCGATGCTGGACGAGGCAATAGAGTACTTGAAATCGCTCCAATTGCAAGTGCAg ATGATGTCCATGGGATGTGGCATGGTCCCTATGATGTTTCCTGGTATGCAACAGTATATGCCACCAATGGGGATGGGAATTGGTATGGGCATGGGAATGGGAATGGAAATGGGCATGAATCGACCTATTATGACATTTCCAAATGTGTTAGCTGGTTCAGCCATGACAGCACCAGGTGCAACAGCTCATTTGGGGCCAAGGTTCCCGATGCCGCCCTTTCATATGCCACATGTTCCTCCTCCAACTGATCCATCCAGAATACATGCACCGAATCAGTCAGATCAAATGTTAAATTCACTTGGCACATTAAATACTAACCAGTCAAGGATTCCAAATTTTTCTGATCCATATCAGCAATATCTTGGCCAACACCACATGCAGCTGCCGCTACATCAG AATCAAGCAACGGCCCAGCCATGTATTAGCAAGCCAGGTACAAGTCGGGGACCTGAGAATCTTCAGAATCGCTAA
- the LOC107426561 gene encoding transcription factor PIF1 isoform X1, which translates to MNHCVPDFEMEDDYPIPSSSGLTRPRKSPLPDNDIMELLWQNGQVVMQSQNQRSNRKISPATKYDTVIPADIEIRSSSQGQVHGTATQHHHQPQHQHQHQQQLFMQEDEMASWLHYPLVDDSSLDHNFCSDLLYPTSCVNTANSAPLPVRTPPHVSDVRPATMPPSYAPRPPIPPPGRIEPESKLQSFQQLSSRNKAPRLESRPSSSKSVMKESTVVDSSDTPAVGQRSQLMEMMRRNSAELSNANLRCGTVSGGGGVAATTSSGGGKDLVTCDMTVTSSPGGSSASAELIVAAQKPPAAEDRKRKGREGDDTECCQSEDVDFESAEGKKRERSTSTKRSRAAEVHNLSERRRRDRINEKMRALQELIPRCNKVSDKASMLDEAIEYLKSLQLQVQMMSMGCGMVPMMFPGMQQYMPPMGMGIGMGMGMGMEMGMNRPIMTFPNVLAGSAMTAPGATAHLGPRFPMPPFHMPHVPPPTDPSRIHAPNQSDQMLNSLGTLNTNQSRIPNFSDPYQQYLGQHHMQLPLHQNQATAQPCISKPGTSRGPENLQNR; encoded by the exons ATGAATCACTGTGTTCCTGATTTCGAAATGGAGGACGATTACCCAATCCCCTCATCTTCTGGACTCACTAGACCCAGAAAATCCCCACT gcCAGACAACGATATCATGGAGCTGTTGTGGCAAAACGGCCAGGTTGTGATGCAGAGCCAAAACCAGAGGTCTAACAGAAAAATTTCACCAGCCACCAAATACGACACCGTAATCCCCGCCGACATAGAGATCAGGTCGTCCTCCCAAGGACAAGTCCATGGGACCGCCACTCAACACCATCACCAGCCTCAACACCAACACCAACACCAACAACAACTATTTATGCAGGAAGACGAAATGGCCTCGTGGCTCCACTACCCTCTCGTCGACGACTCTTCTCTGGACCACAATTTCTGCTCCGACCTCCTCTATCCAACCTCCTGCGTTAACACAGCCAACTCTGCCCCCCTTCCCGTTCGGACGCCTCCTCATGTTTCCGATGTTCGGCCGGCGACGATGCCACCCTCATATGCCCCGAGGCCTCCGATACCTCCTCCGGGCAGGATTGAACCGGAGTCGAAATTGCAGAGTTTTCAGCAATTATCATCGAGGAACAAGGCGCCGAGGCTTGAATCCAGGCCTTCCTCATCGAAGAGCGTTATGAAGGAATCGACGGTGGTAGATTCCAGTGATACGCCGGCGGTTGGCCAACGGTCGCAGCTTATGGAGATGATGAGGAGGAACTCGGCGGAGTTGTCGAACGCTAATTTGAGGTGCGGGACCGTCAGCGGCGGAGGAGGAGTGGCGGCTACGACGTCGTCTGGCGGTGGGAAGGATTTGGTGACGTGTGATATGACGGTGACATCATCTCCCGGCGGCTCGAGTGCCAGCGCGGAGCTGATTGTAGCGGCTCAGAAGCCGCCAGCTGCTGAGGATCGGAAGCGCAAAGGAAGAGAAGGCGACGACACTGAGTGCTGTCAGAGCGAG GATGTTGACTTTGAATCTGCTGAGGGAAAGAAGCGAGAACGTTCAACGTCTACGAAACGATCTCGTGCTGCTGAGGTCCACAATCTCTCTGAAAGG AGACGTCGAGATAGGATAAACGAAAAGATGAGAGCTCTGCAAGAACTCATACCTCGTTGCAACAAGGTT TCTGATAAAGCTTCGATGCTGGACGAGGCAATAGAGTACTTGAAATCGCTCCAATTGCAAGTGCAg ATGATGTCCATGGGATGTGGCATGGTCCCTATGATGTTTCCTGGTATGCAACAGTATATGCCACCAATGGGGATGGGAATTGGTATGGGCATGGGAATGGGAATGGAAATGGGCATGAATCGACCTATTATGACATTTCCAAATGTGTTAGCTGGTTCAGCCATGACAGCACCAGGTGCAACAGCTCATTTGGGGCCAAGGTTCCCGATGCCGCCCTTTCATATGCCACATGTTCCTCCTCCAACTGATCCATCCAGAATACATGCACCGAATCAGTCAGATCAAATGTTAAATTCACTTGGCACATTAAATACTAACCAGTCAAGGATTCCAAATTTTTCTGATCCATATCAGCAATATCTTGGCCAACACCACATGCAGCTGCCGCTACATCAG AATCAAGCAACGGCCCAGCCATGTATTAGCAAGCCAGGTACAAGTCGGGGACCTGAGAATCTTCAGAATCGCTAA